The Spirosoma radiotolerans genome has a window encoding:
- a CDS encoding DUF4292 domain-containing protein, with amino-acid sequence MKKQLITLMALVAIPALSFAQTAAEVIDKNIAALGGADKLAAVKTLQYDQSMNIMGMDMSAKSAVIVGQSYRNDISVMGQQITQAIDGDKGWTINPMQGGSTSPQALPEDQVKIMKGNTSVMGADLYTAKDKKYPVELVGKEKQGEKDVFNLKVTRPEGVANYYVDATTYQLNSMKTMVNAQGQSGEVSVKYSGYKTLDGLTVPTALELNSPAMPGPVTMTLSNMVFNSKIDPTIFAMPK; translated from the coding sequence ATGAAAAAGCAACTCATTACTCTTATGGCCCTGGTGGCCATTCCAGCTTTATCTTTTGCCCAGACTGCCGCCGAAGTAATCGACAAAAACATTGCCGCATTAGGCGGAGCCGACAAATTAGCCGCGGTCAAAACGCTTCAATATGACCAGAGTATGAATATAATGGGTATGGATATGAGCGCGAAAAGTGCTGTTATCGTTGGCCAATCCTACCGTAATGATATTTCTGTCATGGGTCAGCAAATTACGCAGGCTATCGATGGTGATAAAGGATGGACAATCAATCCTATGCAGGGAGGTAGCACATCCCCACAAGCTTTACCTGAAGATCAGGTAAAAATAATGAAAGGAAATACGTCGGTTATGGGCGCTGACTTATATACGGCAAAGGATAAAAAATACCCGGTCGAATTAGTTGGTAAGGAAAAACAAGGCGAAAAGGATGTGTTCAACCTGAAAGTAACAAGACCTGAAGGTGTAGCCAATTATTATGTCGACGCGACTACTTATCAACTGAACAGCATGAAAACTATGGTTAATGCGCAAGGACAATCGGGCGAAGTAAGCGTTAAATACAGTGGTTATAAAACCCTCGACGGATTAACTGTTCCCACAGCCTTAGAACTCAATAGCCCCGCCATGCCGGGTCCTGTAACCATGACGTTATCCAACATGGTGTTCAATTCTAAAATTGACCCAACAATTTTCGCTATGCCCAAATAA
- a CDS encoding nucleoside permease, with protein sequence MLSTTRVKLSIMMFLQFFVWGSWYGQMSKYLLTQLHATGDQVGNAYAAFSLAMIIAPFFVGMIADRYFAAQKVLGVLNLLGAVVLYFITQNTNPDNFFYLILAYCITFAPTLALTSSIAMQQMSSPEKEFPGIRVLGTVAWIIVTNIVGFYGFGDKVTIFQLSMYSAAALGIFAFFLPNTPPKATTSTSVSQILGLDAFRLFKDRSFAIFFLSSVLICIPLSFYYAMANPSLTDGGMLNVENKMSLGQASEVIFMLLIPLAYTRLGVKKMLVVGLVAWIVRFICFGYGDGGAGEWMLYLAIVLHGVCYDFFFVTGQIYTDNKAGEKIKSSAQGLISLATYGIGMGIGSKLSGMVLDMYTRPDGTKDWLSVWLVPAGIAAAVLIVFVLLFTDKKRVQTTKDELVPGNL encoded by the coding sequence ATGCTGTCAACGACCCGCGTCAAGCTTTCTATCATGATGTTCCTCCAGTTTTTTGTCTGGGGTTCCTGGTACGGTCAAATGAGTAAGTACCTTCTAACTCAACTTCATGCCACGGGCGATCAGGTTGGTAATGCTTATGCCGCTTTTTCGCTGGCTATGATCATTGCTCCGTTCTTTGTTGGGATGATTGCTGACCGCTACTTCGCGGCTCAAAAAGTACTCGGCGTGCTGAATCTGCTTGGTGCCGTGGTCCTTTATTTTATCACACAGAATACAAATCCTGATAACTTTTTCTACCTCATTCTGGCGTATTGCATCACCTTTGCGCCAACGCTGGCGCTGACGTCGTCCATTGCCATGCAGCAGATGTCCAGTCCTGAAAAAGAGTTTCCCGGTATTCGGGTGCTGGGTACGGTTGCCTGGATTATTGTGACCAACATTGTGGGCTTTTACGGTTTCGGCGACAAGGTAACCATCTTTCAGCTATCCATGTATTCGGCCGCAGCGCTGGGTATTTTTGCGTTTTTTCTGCCCAATACACCACCCAAAGCCACCACGTCAACATCGGTTTCACAGATTCTCGGGCTGGATGCGTTCAGACTTTTCAAGGATCGGTCGTTCGCCATTTTCTTCCTGTCGTCGGTGCTGATCTGCATTCCGCTGTCATTTTATTATGCCATGGCAAACCCGTCGCTCACAGATGGCGGTATGCTGAACGTTGAAAATAAAATGTCATTGGGGCAGGCATCCGAAGTCATATTTATGCTGCTTATTCCGCTGGCCTACACACGGCTGGGGGTTAAAAAAATGCTGGTTGTCGGACTGGTCGCCTGGATTGTGCGGTTTATCTGTTTTGGTTATGGCGATGGTGGTGCTGGCGAATGGATGCTTTATTTAGCCATCGTTCTGCATGGCGTTTGCTACGATTTCTTCTTCGTAACGGGCCAGATTTATACCGACAACAAAGCGGGTGAAAAGATAAAATCGTCGGCGCAGGGATTGATTTCACTCGCTACCTACGGCATTGGCATGGGCATTGGTTCCAAGCTGTCGGGTATGGTGCTGGACATGTATACCCGGCCCGACGGTACCAAAGACTGGCTATCGGTCTGGCTTGTTCCGGCGGGTATTGCGGCTGCCGTCCTGATCGTGTTTGTGCTGTTGTTTACGGACAAGAAGCGGGTACAAACAACGAAAGACGAGTTGGTGCCCGGAAATTTGTAA
- a CDS encoding exodeoxyribonuclease III — translation MQLISYNINGIRAAIRNGLIDWLAEHQFDILCFQEVKATADVVDLSVFEQLGYQYHWHAAEKKGYSGVATFSKIAPTNVVLGCGLPVYDCEGRILRTDFGDLTLLNCYFPSGTTGEVRQGIKMEFLRDFYEYVQKLRQERPKLIVVGDYNIAHTAIDIHDPVRNKYTTGFLPEERAWMDAWFGSGMTDGFRYKHPGEVAYSWWSYRAGARTSNKGWRIDYASLTDSLRDQIIDCTMLPDAVHADHCPVWLSMSERMNE, via the coding sequence ATGCAACTCATTTCCTATAACATAAACGGCATTCGCGCGGCTATTCGCAACGGATTAATCGACTGGCTGGCTGAGCATCAATTCGATATCCTTTGCTTTCAGGAAGTTAAAGCAACAGCCGATGTGGTCGACTTATCTGTTTTTGAGCAGTTGGGTTACCAATACCATTGGCATGCGGCCGAGAAAAAAGGCTACTCGGGTGTCGCAACGTTTTCGAAAATAGCGCCGACCAACGTCGTTTTGGGTTGCGGTTTGCCGGTCTACGATTGCGAAGGTCGTATCCTCCGAACGGATTTCGGTGACCTGACGCTGCTCAATTGTTACTTTCCATCCGGTACAACCGGAGAGGTCAGGCAGGGCATTAAAATGGAATTTCTGCGCGATTTCTATGAGTATGTGCAGAAGCTTCGTCAAGAAAGGCCGAAGCTGATTGTCGTCGGCGACTATAATATCGCACACACCGCCATCGACATTCACGATCCGGTTCGGAACAAGTACACAACCGGTTTTCTGCCCGAAGAACGTGCCTGGATGGATGCCTGGTTTGGTAGCGGTATGACCGATGGATTCCGGTACAAACACCCCGGTGAGGTAGCGTATAGCTGGTGGAGTTACCGGGCCGGTGCCCGGACCAGTAACAAAGGCTGGCGTATCGATTATGCATCTCTAACCGATAGCCTGCGCGACCAAATTATAGACTGCACCATGCTGCCCGACGCCGTTCACGCCGATCATTGCCCCGTGTGGTTGTCAATGAGCGAAAGAATGAATGAGTGA
- a CDS encoding pseudouridine synthase → MYFLIYKPYLMLSQFSREGDKPTLADLNFDFPTDVYPVGRLDADSEGLLLLTNDKQLNHKLLNPKFRHNRTYYVQVDGALTEVACQQLSEGVTISVDGKPYHSLPATAVVINQPNLPERNPPIRYRAAIPTSWVSISLHEGKNRQVRKMTAAVGFPTLRLVRWAIESLTAEGMVPGQVRELSRADVLQGLRLK, encoded by the coding sequence ATGTACTTCCTCATTTACAAACCCTATCTTATGCTTTCCCAGTTTAGCCGGGAAGGAGATAAGCCGACGCTGGCCGATCTGAATTTTGATTTCCCAACCGACGTGTATCCGGTCGGGCGGCTCGATGCTGATAGCGAAGGGTTGTTATTGCTGACAAATGATAAGCAACTGAACCATAAGCTACTAAATCCGAAATTTCGGCACAACCGGACTTATTATGTGCAGGTTGACGGGGCGTTGACGGAGGTTGCCTGCCAGCAGTTATCCGAAGGAGTTACGATCTCGGTAGATGGGAAGCCGTATCATTCGTTGCCCGCTACGGCTGTCGTTATCAACCAACCGAACCTGCCCGAACGAAATCCGCCCATTCGCTACCGGGCCGCCATTCCAACCTCTTGGGTATCCATTTCCCTCCATGAAGGAAAGAACCGACAAGTACGCAAAATGACAGCCGCCGTGGGTTTTCCTACGCTGCGACTGGTGCGCTGGGCTATCGAAAGCCTTACGGCCGAGGGTATGGTGCCGGGCCAGGTTCGCGAACTCAGCCGGGCAGACGTGTTACAGGGCTTGCGCCTAAAGTAA
- the radC gene encoding RadC family protein: protein MIYESSGTIQSWAEEDRPREKLMLKGKAALSEAELIAILINAGTVDLTAVDVARIILKSVNNNLNDLAKLSIKDLSKFRGIGEARAITIIAALELGRRRKEQDRPQRAKVTCSRDAYNEMIPHLIDKPHEEFWILLMNRANEIMRPVLISTGGVSGTVADPKLIFKQAIEHLASSMILFHNHPSGNLLPSQADKDLTKKLKEAGRLLDIPVLDHLIFTDKAYYSFADEGIL, encoded by the coding sequence ATGATTTATGAATCCTCCGGCACCATTCAAAGCTGGGCAGAAGAAGACCGTCCACGCGAAAAGCTCATGCTCAAGGGCAAAGCCGCTCTTTCGGAAGCCGAACTGATTGCTATCCTGATCAACGCCGGCACCGTCGATCTCACCGCCGTGGATGTAGCCCGGATTATCCTCAAAAGTGTCAATAACAACCTGAACGACCTGGCTAAACTAAGTATAAAAGATCTTTCCAAGTTTCGTGGAATTGGGGAAGCCAGAGCCATTACCATTATCGCTGCGCTCGAACTTGGCCGTCGGCGAAAAGAGCAGGATCGGCCCCAGCGGGCGAAGGTTACGTGTTCGCGCGATGCGTATAACGAGATGATTCCGCATCTGATCGACAAACCGCATGAGGAATTCTGGATTCTGCTGATGAACCGCGCCAATGAGATCATGCGGCCAGTCCTAATCAGTACGGGGGGCGTTTCGGGTACCGTTGCCGATCCTAAGTTGATTTTTAAACAGGCGATCGAGCACCTGGCATCGTCGATGATCTTATTCCATAATCACCCATCGGGCAACCTATTGCCTTCGCAGGCGGATAAAGATCTGACCAAAAAGCTGAAAGAAGCCGGGCGACTGTTGGATATTCCGGTTCTTGACCACCTGATTTTTACAGACAAAGCGTACTATAGCTTTGCAGATGAAGGTATATTATAG
- the rpsT gene encoding 30S ribosomal protein S20: MANHKSSKKAIRSSAKKRLLNRYQHVTTRNMVKKLRTTTDHAMAVELYKAVSSALDKLAKRNIIHKNKAANNKSKLARLVNGLKVAQA, from the coding sequence ATGGCAAATCACAAGTCATCAAAAAAAGCAATCCGGTCGAGTGCCAAGAAGCGTCTGTTGAACCGTTACCAGCACGTAACTACCCGGAATATGGTAAAGAAACTCCGTACAACAACTGACCATGCCATGGCTGTTGAATTGTACAAAGCCGTTTCGTCTGCCTTAGACAAACTCGCTAAGCGTAACATCATTCACAAGAATAAAGCCGCCAACAACAAGTCGAAACTGGCTCGTTTGGTCAATGGTCTGAAAGTCGCTCAGGCTTAA
- a CDS encoding Dabb family protein — MNAKSKGYTLIVVLLCAFALTIYGAYSPARKAQKQQIVCVKFKKGVENAAVEQHMNGFASLKHEIPQIVGYTSGKTILPNQAVSDYDVVHYLTFQSEADIKTFENSAAYKQFVKQNEAVWEKTLTVNADIRQ, encoded by the coding sequence ATGAATGCCAAATCAAAGGGATATACCCTAATCGTTGTGTTGCTTTGCGCTTTTGCCTTAACAATCTATGGTGCTTACTCACCTGCCAGAAAAGCCCAAAAACAGCAAATTGTGTGTGTTAAATTCAAAAAAGGGGTTGAAAATGCAGCAGTTGAGCAGCATATGAACGGTTTTGCCTCGCTAAAACACGAAATTCCGCAGATCGTTGGTTACACGTCTGGTAAGACAATTTTACCAAATCAGGCGGTTTCAGACTATGACGTAGTCCATTACCTGACGTTTCAATCCGAAGCAGATATAAAAACTTTTGAGAATAGCGCGGCCTACAAACAATTCGTCAAACAGAATGAGGCTGTTTGGGAAAAAACGTTGACTGTCAACGCTGATATTCGTCAGTAA
- a CDS encoding zinc dependent phospholipase C family protein, with protein sequence MYKRFIWLLGLVNIFFGNVGVAGSIKYDYTDSQASKRLGLVIEQARHPAKHRPKWGFFAHQQINRLAVFTLPVDMMPFFKKYSSFLADNAVNPDKRRYAVVGEAPRHFIDLDAYVDTSAVTLPRFYKDATGRYGDDTLALHGLVPWQIQLTKYQLTEAFKQRNVRRILRVAADLGHYIADANVPLHTTRNYNGQLTNQQGIHGFWESRLPELFSADYDFLTGQAEYVESPQKAAWRAVFKANAALDSVLRFEKQLTEELGETRKYGFEERNGITTKVYSADFSRQYSERLSGQVERQMRASVKMVGDFWYTCWVDAGQPDLRALAKYQLTDQEQKEEVEEKKSWLKRLFSAREE encoded by the coding sequence ATGTACAAACGTTTTATTTGGTTGTTAGGTTTAGTCAATATTTTTTTCGGTAACGTAGGGGTTGCTGGGTCTATTAAATATGATTATACAGACAGCCAGGCATCTAAAAGGCTGGGTTTGGTAATAGAGCAGGCTCGGCATCCGGCTAAACATCGCCCTAAGTGGGGCTTTTTTGCTCATCAGCAGATTAACCGACTGGCGGTGTTTACGCTGCCTGTGGATATGATGCCTTTCTTCAAAAAGTACAGTAGCTTTTTGGCCGATAATGCCGTAAACCCCGACAAACGCCGGTATGCCGTTGTGGGGGAGGCTCCTCGCCATTTTATTGATCTTGATGCCTATGTCGATACCTCGGCTGTAACGTTGCCCCGATTTTACAAAGACGCGACAGGACGATATGGAGATGACACGCTCGCCCTGCATGGACTGGTGCCCTGGCAGATTCAATTGACGAAATACCAGTTAACTGAAGCGTTTAAACAGCGCAATGTTCGGCGGATTCTGCGTGTAGCGGCCGATCTAGGTCATTATATTGCGGATGCGAATGTACCGCTGCACACGACGCGAAACTATAACGGGCAGTTGACCAATCAGCAGGGAATACACGGATTTTGGGAGTCGCGCCTGCCGGAATTATTTAGTGCTGACTACGATTTCCTGACCGGGCAGGCCGAGTATGTGGAGTCGCCCCAAAAGGCCGCCTGGCGGGCCGTGTTCAAGGCCAATGCCGCATTGGATTCCGTATTGCGTTTCGAGAAGCAGCTTACGGAAGAATTAGGCGAAACGCGCAAATACGGTTTTGAAGAACGAAATGGAATCACCACCAAAGTGTATTCGGCCGATTTCTCGCGGCAATACAGCGAACGGCTGAGTGGCCAGGTCGAACGACAGATGCGGGCGTCGGTAAAAATGGTGGGCGATTTCTGGTACACCTGCTGGGTGGATGCCGGTCAGCCGGATTTGCGGGCTTTAGCGAAGTATCAGCTTACCGATCAGGAGCAAAAGGAGGAGGTTGAAGAAAAGAAAAGCTGGCTGAAACGACTGTTTTCAGCGAGAGAGGAATAA
- a CDS encoding sugar phosphate isomerase/epimerase family protein: MQRRNFLKQSGLLTAGALTLSQTNLLANAPAKLISPFGVQLYSARDVLPKDPKGIMTQLANMGYKQFESFSGAQGFLWGLQPKEMKSFLDGLGVKMVSTHFNYRGQMDKPDELKKSIEMAHDAGLTYLLCPYMGPQKTWDEWKKVADQFNTVGEEVSKAGLKFGYHNHDYSFRPLDGKLPQEFLLDNTDPKKVMFELDLCWIDVAGVNTTDHLKKYGKRYELCHIKDYTVQAGKPVQNDLGKGNVDFKKTLRVAMDSGIKYFLVEQEEYAESPMVSLKNDADYMKKLAV, encoded by the coding sequence ATGCAACGACGTAATTTTCTTAAACAGTCTGGCCTGTTAACGGCTGGTGCCCTTACCCTCAGCCAGACGAACCTGCTGGCCAACGCCCCAGCCAAACTGATTAGCCCGTTTGGTGTTCAATTGTACAGTGCTCGTGATGTGCTGCCTAAAGATCCGAAGGGTATCATGACGCAGTTGGCCAACATGGGCTACAAACAGTTCGAAAGCTTTAGTGGCGCACAGGGCTTTTTGTGGGGTCTGCAACCGAAAGAAATGAAGTCGTTTCTGGATGGCCTCGGCGTGAAAATGGTTAGTACGCACTTCAATTACCGGGGCCAGATGGACAAGCCGGACGAACTCAAGAAGAGTATCGAAATGGCTCACGATGCCGGGTTGACTTATTTGCTTTGCCCGTATATGGGTCCGCAAAAAACCTGGGATGAGTGGAAAAAAGTGGCCGACCAGTTCAATACCGTAGGCGAAGAAGTGAGCAAAGCGGGCCTGAAATTTGGTTACCACAACCACGACTATTCATTCCGCCCCCTCGACGGCAAACTCCCACAGGAATTCCTTCTCGATAACACGGATCCTAAAAAGGTCATGTTCGAACTGGATTTGTGCTGGATCGATGTGGCAGGCGTAAATACCACCGATCACCTCAAGAAGTACGGCAAACGGTATGAACTGTGTCATATAAAAGATTATACTGTACAGGCAGGCAAGCCTGTTCAGAATGACCTGGGCAAAGGCAATGTCGACTTCAAAAAGACGCTGCGTGTGGCTATGGACAGCGGCATCAAGTATTTCCTGGTTGAACAGGAAGAATACGCAGAGTCCCCCATGGTGAGCTTAAAGAACGACGCCGACTACATGAAGAAACTGGCCGTTTAG
- a CDS encoding class I SAM-dependent rRNA methyltransferase: protein MTFSKLYLQAGRDEALRRFHPWVFSRAISRYEGDLNDGDVVEVFDSKQKYLATGHYHDGSIAVRVFSFGATAGGPVSPDLPYWTKKLAHIRSIRQVIVTGETNCYRLVHGEGDGCTGLILDMYNGVVVFQAHSIGMHREREIITEALKAVFGNELKAVYDKSADTLPDEYGATVTNSYLFGRTPVPHPVNENGNTFLIDWITGQKTGFFLDQRDNRALLAQYAQGKNVLNAFCYSGGFSVYALKAGARAVHSVDVSQKAIDLTNQNIAANFGEGDERHQAYAEDVMHYLKNHDGQYDIVVLDPPAYAKSQSARHRAVQGYKRLNAEGLRRVAKGGLLFTFSCSQVVDRELFYNTIVAAAIEAGRQVRVLHHLSQPADHPVSLFHPEGGYLKGLVLWVE, encoded by the coding sequence ATGACGTTTTCCAAATTATATCTGCAGGCCGGGCGCGATGAGGCTCTCCGGCGTTTCCACCCCTGGGTGTTCTCACGAGCCATTAGCCGTTACGAAGGTGATCTGAACGATGGTGATGTGGTGGAAGTGTTTGACAGTAAACAAAAATACCTGGCCACGGGCCATTACCACGACGGCAGTATCGCCGTGCGGGTGTTCTCGTTTGGAGCAACGGCTGGTGGACCGGTATCGCCTGATTTGCCCTACTGGACAAAAAAATTAGCCCATATTCGGAGCATTCGACAGGTGATTGTTACGGGTGAGACAAACTGCTATCGACTGGTTCATGGCGAGGGCGACGGCTGTACGGGATTGATTCTTGACATGTATAATGGTGTCGTCGTATTTCAGGCCCACTCCATTGGGATGCACCGCGAACGGGAAATTATTACGGAAGCCCTGAAAGCCGTTTTTGGCAATGAACTGAAAGCCGTATACGACAAAAGTGCCGATACCCTGCCCGACGAATACGGCGCTACGGTCACCAATAGCTACCTCTTTGGCCGGACACCCGTGCCACACCCGGTAAACGAAAATGGCAATACGTTTCTGATCGACTGGATTACGGGCCAGAAAACCGGATTTTTTCTCGATCAACGCGACAACCGGGCGTTGCTGGCTCAGTACGCTCAGGGTAAAAATGTACTGAACGCCTTTTGTTATTCGGGTGGGTTTTCGGTGTATGCGCTCAAGGCGGGTGCCCGTGCGGTGCATTCTGTCGATGTTTCCCAGAAAGCAATTGACCTGACCAATCAGAACATAGCGGCCAATTTTGGAGAGGGCGATGAGCGACATCAGGCGTATGCCGAAGACGTTATGCACTACTTGAAAAATCATGACGGCCAATATGATATTGTCGTATTGGACCCGCCTGCTTATGCCAAAAGCCAGTCGGCACGGCACCGGGCTGTTCAGGGCTACAAACGGCTGAATGCCGAAGGATTGCGTCGGGTAGCCAAGGGAGGGCTTTTATTTACCTTCTCGTGTTCGCAGGTGGTAGACCGGGAGCTGTTTTATAATACGATTGTGGCGGCTGCCATTGAAGCGGGTCGGCAGGTGCGTGTGCTGCATCATCTGAGCCAGCCCGCTGATCATCCCGTTAGTTTATTTCACCCCGAAGGCGGCTATCTGAAGGGACTCGTATTGTGGGTAGAGTAG